A stretch of DNA from Streptomyces rubradiris:
ACGCGGGCCGGGCGGGCGCTCGTCGAGGAGCGTCCCGGTCTCCGGGTGCACGCGCTGATCGCCGACTTCACCGCACCGCTGACCCTGCCCGCGACGCCGGGGCCCCGGCTGGTGGCCTTCCTCGGCGGCACGATCGGCAATCTGCTGCCCGCCGAACGCGCCCGGTTCCTGGCCTCCGTCCGCGCGCTGCTCGCCCCGGGCGACGGGCTGCTGCTCGGCACGGACCTGGTCAAGGACGAGCGGGTGCTGGTCCGGGCGTACGACGACGCGGCCGGGGTGACTGCCGCGTTCAACCGGAACGTGCTCGCCGTGATCAACCGCGAGCTGGGCGCCGACTTCGACCCGGAGGCGTTCGAGCACGTGGCCCTGTGGGACGCCGGACGGGAGTGGATCGAGATGCGGCTGCGCTCCCGTACCGCCCAGAGTGTGAAGGTACCCGCGCTCAACCTCGCCGTGGACTTCGCGGCGGGCGAGGAACTGCGAACCGAGGTGTCGGCCAAGTTCCGCCAGGAGGGGGTGACCGCGGAACTCGCCGCCGCCGGGCTGGAGCTGACGCACTGGTGGACGGACGCGCAGGGCCGCTTCGCGCTGTCGCTGAGCGTGGTGCGGTGAGCGCGGTGCGCCGCGCGGGATGCGGTGAGCCAAGTGCGGCGGCTCAGCCCACGTCGGGGGCGAGCGCCTCGGTGATCCTCCGGGAGGCGCGGCGGGCCTCGGTCGCCGGGTCCCCGCCCTGGAGCACCCGGGTCATGTACTCCTTGATCGGGTTGTCCGCCTCGACGTCGGCCCACTGAGGGGTGGAGGGGGTCGCCCGGCCGTGCGCCGCGCCCGCCGCCATGGCGGCGACCCCCTCCGCGCCGGCGACCGCGCCGGCCAGCGTGGTCTTGTTGGGCACGTAGTTCATGGTGCGGGCCAGCTCGGTGTCCCACTTGTCGCCGGTGAGCGCGCCGACGACGGTGGTCGCGGCGAACTGGTCGTCGGTGTTGCGCGGGACGACCAGGTCGGAGCCGCCGGTGAAGACGGCGCCGGGCCGGCCGGCGGTGGGGCCGGGTACGGGGAAGAAGCCGAGCTGGTCCTTCAGCTCCGGGTTCTGCCTGACGATCGACTGCGCGAGCCCGGGTACGGCGATGATCTGTGCGACCTTGCCGCCGGCGAACACCCCGGACTGGGGCGGGTGTTCCTCGTCGGCGTCCACGGGGCCCGCGCCGAGCGCCTGGAGCCTGCGGTAGAAGTCCATGCCGCGCAGCGCGGCCGGGCTGTCCAAAGTGCCCCGCCACTCGTGGTCCTTCTCCTCGGCGAGTTCGCCGCCCTCGTCCCAGATGAACCCGGAGAGCGTGTACCAGTCCTGGCCCGCGAGGTAAATGCCCTGGTTCCCGCCGGTGTTGAGCTTCTCGGTGGCGGTGAGCCATTCGTCGCGGGTCTGCGGCGGGCGGGCGATGCCGGCCTGCCGGAACAGGTCCTTGCGGTAGATGACGACCCGGTTGGCCGCGTACCAGGGGATGCCGTACTGCTTGTTGCCGTCCTTGCCGGGCTGGGCGAGGCCGGGCAGCCAGGTGTCCTTGCCCCAGTCCCGCATCGACTCCAGCGTGAGGTCCGCGAGCCGGCCGCCGTCGGCGTACAGCGGCACCTGGGTGTTGCCGACCTCGATGACGTCCGGCCCGTCGCCGGAGGGCTCCTTGAGCGCGCCGCGGACCTTCTCCACGATGCCGGTCCATTCCTGGATGCGGATGTCGAGGCGCAGGTCGTCGTGGGTGCGCTCGAAGTCCTCGGTGAACCGCCGCAGGAACTCCTTGGAGGCGCTGTCCTTCATCAGCCACACGGTGACGGTCTTCCGCTCCTGGTGGTCGCCGGGGAGCAACCCGCAGGCGCTGACGAGGGAGCCGGTGACACAGACGAGGGCGAGCAGACGACGTCTCACGAAGGGTCCTGTTCTGTCGGGCAGGGGGTGCCGCGGGGTGCTGGTACAGGGTGGGGCCCGACGTGGGGGGACGAGCGCGTGGGCTCGTACGGGTGTGCTGGATTTTGGTATGTACCAATGCGGAGGTCAAGCGCTACCCGGCGGTACGCCCTCCGACGCCATGCGGAGCGGGCGCGGATAGTGCACGGTGGAGTACGGCGTGAGACGTAAGGAGCACCCGCATGACGAACCACACCTACCGGGTCACCGAGATCGTCGGCACCTCGCACGAGGGCGTGGACCAGGCCATCCGCAACGGCATCGCGCGCGCCGACCGGACGCTGCGCAACCTGGACTGGTTCGAGGTGACCCAGGTCCGCGGCCAGATCGAGAACGGCCGGATCGAGCACTACCAGGTGGGTCTGAAGGTCGGCTTCCGCATCGAGGACGCCTGAGCCGTCCCGGCGCGCGTCAGGTGCGGCCCTCCCGCTCCTGCGCCTCCTCGACCGCGGCCGACTTCTCCGCCCAGCGCGCCCGTACGACGGTGAACCCGGCTCGTTCGGCGTCGTCGCACACCAGCTCGTCGTCGTCCACGAGGACCTCGACCTCGTGGTCCCGGGCGAGCCGGCGCAGGATCTCCAGTTTGGTGCGGCGGGCCGGTCTGCGGTCGGCGTCGCGCCGCATGAACACCCGCCCCTCGGGCAGTCCGTGCGCCGCGAGCCAGTCCAGCGTGTCCCGGCGGTACCGCTCGGGACGGCCGGTGAGGTAGACGACCTCGCGGGCGCGGGCGCTCTCCACGGCCAGCGCCACGCCCTCGGCGAGCGGCGGGTCCGCGGGCGCGGCGGCGAAGAACGCGGCCCAGTCCCGCGGCCGGCGCTCCAGGAAGTGCTGGCGGTGGGCGGTGTCGGCCAGCGTGTTGTCGAGGTCGAACACGGCGATCGGCGGCCTGTCGCGGTCGGTCACACAGTCACCCTAGCCAGCCGCCGTTCGCCGC
This window harbors:
- the egtD gene encoding L-histidine N(alpha)-methyltransferase, coding for MSPLHITRTLPEDATEAALRADVLSGLTTVPKRLPPKWFYDARGSELFERITELPEYYPTRAEREILATRSGEIAAASGARTLVELGSGSSEKTRHLIDALPALAAYVPVDVSESALTRAGRALVEERPGLRVHALIADFTAPLTLPATPGPRLVAFLGGTIGNLLPAERARFLASVRALLAPGDGLLLGTDLVKDERVLVRAYDDAAGVTAAFNRNVLAVINRELGADFDPEAFEHVALWDAGREWIEMRLRSRTAQSVKVPALNLAVDFAAGEELRTEVSAKFRQEGVTAELAAAGLELTHWWTDAQGRFALSLSVVR
- a CDS encoding extracellular solute-binding protein; the encoded protein is MRRRLLALVCVTGSLVSACGLLPGDHQERKTVTVWLMKDSASKEFLRRFTEDFERTHDDLRLDIRIQEWTGIVEKVRGALKEPSGDGPDVIEVGNTQVPLYADGGRLADLTLESMRDWGKDTWLPGLAQPGKDGNKQYGIPWYAANRVVIYRKDLFRQAGIARPPQTRDEWLTATEKLNTGGNQGIYLAGQDWYTLSGFIWDEGGELAEEKDHEWRGTLDSPAALRGMDFYRRLQALGAGPVDADEEHPPQSGVFAGGKVAQIIAVPGLAQSIVRQNPELKDQLGFFPVPGPTAGRPGAVFTGGSDLVVPRNTDDQFAATTVVGALTGDKWDTELARTMNYVPNKTTLAGAVAGAEGVAAMAAGAAHGRATPSTPQWADVEADNPIKEYMTRVLQGGDPATEARRASRRITEALAPDVG
- a CDS encoding dodecin produces the protein MTNHTYRVTEIVGTSHEGVDQAIRNGIARADRTLRNLDWFEVTQVRGQIENGRIEHYQVGLKVGFRIEDA